One region of Thunnus albacares chromosome 20, fThuAlb1.1, whole genome shotgun sequence genomic DNA includes:
- the fkbp10b gene encoding peptidyl-prolyl cis-trans isomerase FKBP10 isoform X2 has protein sequence MDEGLLGMCVGEIRNILIPPFKAYGEKGSGTEIPPQATLVFDVLLVDIHNPKDNVTVEHQVVPESCTRKTVVGDYIRYHYNGSFLNGNTFDTSYQRNSTYNTYIGMGYVIAGMDQALLGVCIGERRRVIIPPHMAYGEGGAGNVIPPSAVLVFDIHVIDFHNPNDTVDIQIIHKPEVCNETTAVNDLVHYHYNCSLLDGTRLFSSHDYESQQDAVLGSDKVIDGLDEGLQGMCVGEKRVVTVPPHLGHGERGASGVPSSAVLVFEIEMMGLEKGVPPGYLFVWLGESPADLFEALDINKNGEVPQEEFGEFIKLQVAEGKGRIKPGLTMDQVVADMFNNQDRNRDGVITADELKLKVDEDKEREQAAHEEL, from the exons ATGGATGAGGGCCTGCTGGgtatgtgtgtgggagagaTCAGAAATATCCTCATCCCACCTTTCAAAGCCTACGGAGAAAAAGGATCCG GTACAGAAATTCCCCCCCAGGCGACTCTGGTGTTTGATGTCCTGTTGGTGGACATTCACAACCCAAAGGATAACGTCACAGTTGAGCACCAGGTGGTGCCCGAGTCATGCACACGCAAGACTGTGGTTGGGGATTACATTCGCTACCACTACAACGGTTCCTTCCTGAACGGAAACACCTTCGACACCAG CTACCAGAGGAACAGCACATACAACACCTACATTGGGATGGGGTATGTGATTGCAGGTATGGACCAGGCCCTGCTGGGAGTCTGCAttggggagaggaggagagtcaTCATCCCTCCACACATGGCGTATGGAGAGGGAGGAGCAG GTAACGTCATCCCCCCCTCAGCCGTGCTCGTCTTTGACATCCACGTCATCGACTTCCACAACCCCAACGACACCGTGGACATCCAGATCATCCACAAACCCGAGGTGTGTAACGAGACCACCGCAGTGAACGACCTCGTCCATTATCACTACAACTGCTCCCTGCTGGACGGCACGCGTCTCTTCTCCTC ACATGACTATGAGAGCCAGCAGGATGCAGTGCTGGGGTCGGACAAAGTGATTGACGGGCTGGACGAGGGCTTGCAGGGCATGTGTGTTGGAGAGAAGAGGGTGGTAACGGTGCCGCCTCACCTGGGCCACGGAGAAAGAGGAG CCTCTGGCGTGCCGAGCAGTGCCGTGTTGGTGTTTGAGATTGAGATGATGGGCCTCGAGAAGGGTGTGCCGCCAGGTTACCTGTTTGTGTGGCTGGGTGAAAGCCCTGCAGACTTGTTTGAGGCCCTGGATATAAACAAGAACGGAGAGGTTCCCCAGGAGGAG TTTGGGGAGTTCATCAAGCTGCAGGTAGCAGAGGGCAAAGGCCGTATAAAGCCTGGACTGACTATGGATCAGGTCGTCGCCGACATGTTCAACAACCAGGACCGAAATAGAGATGGAGTCATCACGGCTGACGAACTCAAACTGAAGGTCGATGAGGACAAGGAACGGGAACAGGCGGCACATGAGGAGTTGTGA
- the fkbp10b gene encoding peptidyl-prolyl cis-trans isomerase FKBP10 isoform X1 — MFACCTVFFLLTTWSSVESNPSPVLDVVVDRYFIPKVCVREVKEGDNVRYHYNATFVDGKTFDSSHQRGAPTVGLIGEGRLIAGVEKGLQGMCVNERRSITVPSHLAYGSTGAGDVVPPDTTLVFDIHLLDLWNKADMVVTKTITTPKDCKRSVMRTDFVRYHFNGTLLDGTAFDSSYARKQTHDSLVGEGWLIKGMDEGLLGMCVGEIRNILIPPFKAYGEKGSGTEIPPQATLVFDVLLVDIHNPKDNVTVEHQVVPESCTRKTVVGDYIRYHYNGSFLNGNTFDTSYQRNSTYNTYIGMGYVIAGMDQALLGVCIGERRRVIIPPHMAYGEGGAGNVIPPSAVLVFDIHVIDFHNPNDTVDIQIIHKPEVCNETTAVNDLVHYHYNCSLLDGTRLFSSHDYESQQDAVLGSDKVIDGLDEGLQGMCVGEKRVVTVPPHLGHGERGASGVPSSAVLVFEIEMMGLEKGVPPGYLFVWLGESPADLFEALDINKNGEVPQEEFGEFIKLQVAEGKGRIKPGLTMDQVVADMFNNQDRNRDGVITADELKLKVDEDKEREQAAHEEL, encoded by the exons ATGTTTGCCTGCTGCACTGTCTTTTTCCTCCTCACTACGTGGTCTTCCGTGGAGTCCAATCCTAGTCCTGTGTTAGATGTAGTCGTGGATAGATACTTCATCCCCAAAGTCTGTGTCAGAGAAGTAAAAGAGGGGGATAATGTTCGCTATCATTATAACGCCACATTTGTCGACGGGAAAACATTTGATTCAAG tcaccagagaGGAGCACCTACGGTCGGCCTGATAGGGGAGGGCCGGCTCATCGCTGGAGTTGAAAAAGGTCTGCAGGGCATGTGTGTCAATGAGCGCAGAAGTATCACCGTCCCTTCTCACCTGGCCTACGGAAGCACCGGTGCAG GCGATGTGGTTCCTCCAGACACCACCCTGGTGTTTGACATCCATCTATTGGATCTGTGGAACAAGGCTGACATGGTCGTCACCAAAACCATCACCACGCCCAAAGACTGCAAACGCTCTGTGATGCGCACTGACTTTGTGCGTTACCATTTCAACGGCACGCTCCTTGATGGCACCGCCTTTGACTCCAG CTACGCCAGGAAGCAGACCCACGACTCCTTGGTGGGCGAGGGTTGGCTGATCAAGGGCATGGATGAGGGCCTGCTGGgtatgtgtgtgggagagaTCAGAAATATCCTCATCCCACCTTTCAAAGCCTACGGAGAAAAAGGATCCG GTACAGAAATTCCCCCCCAGGCGACTCTGGTGTTTGATGTCCTGTTGGTGGACATTCACAACCCAAAGGATAACGTCACAGTTGAGCACCAGGTGGTGCCCGAGTCATGCACACGCAAGACTGTGGTTGGGGATTACATTCGCTACCACTACAACGGTTCCTTCCTGAACGGAAACACCTTCGACACCAG CTACCAGAGGAACAGCACATACAACACCTACATTGGGATGGGGTATGTGATTGCAGGTATGGACCAGGCCCTGCTGGGAGTCTGCAttggggagaggaggagagtcaTCATCCCTCCACACATGGCGTATGGAGAGGGAGGAGCAG GTAACGTCATCCCCCCCTCAGCCGTGCTCGTCTTTGACATCCACGTCATCGACTTCCACAACCCCAACGACACCGTGGACATCCAGATCATCCACAAACCCGAGGTGTGTAACGAGACCACCGCAGTGAACGACCTCGTCCATTATCACTACAACTGCTCCCTGCTGGACGGCACGCGTCTCTTCTCCTC ACATGACTATGAGAGCCAGCAGGATGCAGTGCTGGGGTCGGACAAAGTGATTGACGGGCTGGACGAGGGCTTGCAGGGCATGTGTGTTGGAGAGAAGAGGGTGGTAACGGTGCCGCCTCACCTGGGCCACGGAGAAAGAGGAG CCTCTGGCGTGCCGAGCAGTGCCGTGTTGGTGTTTGAGATTGAGATGATGGGCCTCGAGAAGGGTGTGCCGCCAGGTTACCTGTTTGTGTGGCTGGGTGAAAGCCCTGCAGACTTGTTTGAGGCCCTGGATATAAACAAGAACGGAGAGGTTCCCCAGGAGGAG TTTGGGGAGTTCATCAAGCTGCAGGTAGCAGAGGGCAAAGGCCGTATAAAGCCTGGACTGACTATGGATCAGGTCGTCGCCGACATGTTCAACAACCAGGACCGAAATAGAGATGGAGTCATCACGGCTGACGAACTCAAACTGAAGGTCGATGAGGACAAGGAACGGGAACAGGCGGCACATGAGGAGTTGTGA
- the LOC122971305 gene encoding 7-methylguanosine phosphate-specific 5'-nucleotidase-like, whose amino-acid sequence MVYHIPWIYTPVRSILAIWHQFTKTEIPELAKCSVLMKERSRVEETIYAMQRAGAGSLHVISDFDMTLTRFAHNGKRVPTTHNILDNRLLINEDCTKKMRQLLNTYYPIEIDASRSAEEKLPLMVEWWTKVHELLIQQRIRKDMLAQAVKESSAMLREGHKVFFDRLAEHQVPLLIFSAGVGDVLEEVIRQNQVFHPNVHVISNYMDFDHTGVLRAFKGQLIHTFNKREGALSHAARLTELQGRPNVLLLGDSLGDLTMADGVSEPENILTIGFLNDQVEERKETYVNSFDIVLVKDETMDVPNSILRYITSSRDNK is encoded by the exons ATG GTGTACCATATTCCCTGGATCTACACACCAGTGCGGAGTATCCTGGCAATCTGGCACCAGTTTACCAAAACCGAG ATCCCAGAGCTGGCCAAGTGCTCAGTGCTGATGAAGGAGCGCAGCAGAGTGGAGGAGACCATCTATGCCATGCAGCGAGCGGGCGCAGGCAGCCTGCAT GTTATTTCTGACTTCGACATGACGCTGACCAGATTCGCCCACAACGGAAAGAGAGTGCCCACCACCCACA ACATCCTGGACAACCGGTTGTTGATTAATGAAGACTGCACCAAAAAG ATGAGGCAGCTGTTAAACACCTACTATCCCATAGAGATTGATGCTAGTCGGTCTGCTGAAGAGAAGCTGCCTCTCATGGTGGAATG GTGGACTAAAGTACATGAACTCCTCATTCAGCAGAGGATCAGGAAGGACATGCTAGCTCAGGCTGTCAAGGAATCCAGCGCTATGCTCAG GGAGGGCCACAAAGTGTTTTTTGACCGTCTGGCTGAGCACCAGGTCCCTCTGTTGATCTTCTCAGCCGGTGTCGGAGACGTCCTGGAGGAGGTGATCCGACAAAACCAAGTCTTCCATCCTAATGTGCATGTCATCTCCAACTACATGGACTTTGACCACACT GGGGTCCTGCGAGCCTTCAAAGGCCAACtcatccacaccttcaacaAGCGGGAGGGAGCTCTGTCACATGCAGCTcgcctcacagagctgcagggTCGACCCAACGTGCTGCTGCTGGGAGACTCTTTGGGAGACCTGACCATGGCCGACGGGGTGTCCGAGCCCGAGAATATCCTGACCATCGGCTTCCTCAACGACCAG gtggaagagaggaaagagacgTACGTCAACTCCTTTGACATCGTACTGGTGAAGGACGAGACGATGGACGTTCCAAACAGCATCCTCAGGTACATTACTTCATCGAGAGACAACAAGTAA